The Serratia rhizosphaerae genome has a segment encoding these proteins:
- a CDS encoding HlyC/CorC family transporter, translating into MEHVSTATLIIILVIMIVVSAYFSASETGMMTLNRYRLRHLSKQGNRSARRVEKLLQKPDRLIGLVLIGNNLVNILASALATIVGMRLYGDLGVAISTGVLTFAVLLFAEVLPKTFAALYPERIAFPSSMLLAPLQKVMFPLVWVLNGITSMVLRLFGIRMNQQISDAVSKEELRTIVNESHSQISRRYQDMLISVLDLEKVTVEDIMVPRNEIMGIDVNDDWKSIMRQLTHSPHGRIVLYRDSLDDAIGMLRVREAYRLMTEKNEFNKENLLRAADEIYYVPEGTPLNVQLVKFQRNKEKVGIVVDEYGDIQGLVTVEDILEEIVGDFTTSMSPTLAEEVTPQSDGSVLIDGTANVRELNKAFNWNLPAIEARTINGLLLEELEEIPESGTRIRIGHYDFDILDVQDNMIKQVRVTPIKPLEESVQNS; encoded by the coding sequence TTGGAGCACGTTTCGACAGCCACCCTAATCATCATTCTGGTGATCATGATTGTGGTTTCCGCTTATTTTTCAGCTTCCGAAACCGGCATGATGACGCTCAACCGCTATCGTCTTCGTCACCTTTCCAAACAGGGCAACCGATCTGCCCGCCGGGTAGAGAAACTGCTGCAAAAGCCTGACCGCCTGATCGGACTGGTGCTGATCGGCAACAACCTGGTGAACATTCTGGCCTCGGCGCTGGCGACCATCGTCGGGATGCGTCTGTACGGCGATCTGGGCGTGGCCATTTCCACCGGCGTACTCACCTTCGCCGTCCTGCTGTTCGCCGAGGTGCTGCCGAAAACCTTTGCCGCCCTGTATCCGGAGCGCATCGCGTTCCCCAGCAGCATGCTGCTGGCGCCGCTGCAAAAAGTGATGTTCCCGCTGGTCTGGGTGCTTAACGGCATTACCAGCATGGTGCTGCGGCTGTTCGGCATCCGCATGAACCAGCAAATCAGCGACGCGGTCAGTAAAGAAGAGCTGCGTACCATCGTGAACGAATCCCACTCGCAGATTTCACGCCGCTATCAGGATATGCTGATTTCGGTGCTCGATCTGGAGAAAGTCACGGTGGAAGACATCATGGTGCCGCGCAATGAGATCATGGGCATCGACGTCAATGACGACTGGAAGTCCATCATGCGCCAGCTGACGCACTCGCCGCACGGCCGCATTGTGCTGTATCGCGATTCGCTGGACGACGCCATCGGCATGCTGCGCGTGCGTGAAGCCTACCGCCTGATGACGGAAAAGAACGAGTTTAACAAAGAAAATCTGCTGCGCGCCGCCGACGAAATCTACTACGTGCCGGAAGGTACGCCGCTGAACGTACAGCTGGTCAAATTCCAGCGGAATAAAGAGAAAGTGGGCATCGTCGTTGATGAATACGGTGATATTCAGGGGCTGGTCACGGTGGAGGATATCCTGGAAGAGATCGTCGGCGACTTTACCACCTCCATGTCCCCGACGCTGGCAGAAGAAGTCACGCCGCAAAGCGACGGTTCCGTACTGATCGACGGCACCGCCAACGTGCGGGAGCTGAACAAGGCCTTCAACTGGAACTTGCCGGCCATTGAAGCGCGCACCATCAACGGATTGCTGCTTGAAGAGCTGGAAGAGATTCCGGAAAGCGGTACCCGCATCCGCATTGGCCACTATGATTTTGACATTCTGGACGTGCAGGACAATATGATTAAGCAGGTGCGCGTCACGCCGATCAAGCCGTTGGAGGAGAGCGTGCAAAATAGCTAG